TAATTTCTTTTACTTCTGACTCAAAAAAATCTTTTACTTTCGCCCAATCGATTTCAATCAACAGGTTAGGCATAGGTTCTTTGTCAGCATCATCAAAATAAGTTAAACTTTTAAGAATGTGAATAATATTATAATTTACACTTTTATATTTTTCTCTAAAGAATCCTAATATTTCCCTGAGATGTCTTTTTTGTTGACAAATGACATATAAATCAATAAAATCTCTTCGACTTCCTCTTGAGGAAATAGCATCTATCTTCATACAAGCAATATCTAAAATATCTGCTACTTTTATGCCCATAAAATCTTTAGTTGAAAACAAAAGTGGATAGGGATATTTAAAAAAACTAACTTTTGTTCCTTCAAATATTCCTATAACTGTATTAGGTGACTTTTTTTCCAATATAAAATCACCTTTTTCTATAAGTCTTTCTATACATAAATTAGTATCAATATCCATTGGTGTAAAGAAATCTAAATCCAATGATTGACGATGTCCTAATTGTAACGCTACTCCTGTTCCACCTACTAAATAATAATCCTTACATAGTAAGCTTAATAATTCCATATTGGACTTTGTTGCTTTTGAAATGACCTTTTCAAACATAAAATTTCCTCTTTATTTAGG
This DNA window, taken from bacterium, encodes the following:
- a CDS encoding nucleotidyl transferase AbiEii/AbiGii toxin family protein, whose product is MFEKVISKATKSNMELLSLLCKDYYLVGGTGVALQLGHRQSLDLDFFTPMDIDTNLCIERLIEKGDFILEKKSPNTVIGIFEGTKVSFFKYPYPLLFSTKDFMGIKVADILDIACMKIDAISSRGSRRDFIDLYVICQQKRHLREILGFFREKYKSVNYNIIHILKSLTYFDDADKEPMPNLLIEIDWAKVKDFFESEVKEI